A region from the Arachis ipaensis cultivar K30076 chromosome B01, Araip1.1, whole genome shotgun sequence genome encodes:
- the LOC107616372 gene encoding P24 oleosin gives MAERYHNHSHQDSSERISRSMVVTSVIGAIAVGAPLLGMMGFGLLASSTLLLVSSPLLLLFSPVILGATFVILGAVAGFSVASVMAVVGIAAVSWVVREARLKFRDMKKVVGNNPSPRMKGKELDYFDSHLATTSNAK, from the coding sequence ATGGCAGAGAGATATCACAATCACAGTCATCAAGATTCATCAGAGAGAATCTCAAGGTCCATGGTTGTGACTTCAGTGATTGGGGCAATAGCAGTAGGTGCACCATTGTTGGGGATGATGGGTTTTGGTCTCTTGGCATCGTCAACACTTCTCCTTGTGAGTTCACCACTTTTGCTTCTATTCAGTCCCGTGATTTTGGGTGCTACCTTTGTCATTTTGGGAGCAGTTGCTGGTTTCTCTGTGGCTTCGGTTATGGCGGTTGTGGGAATTGCGGCGGTTTCATGGGTTGTAAGAGAAGCTAGGCTTAAATTTAGAGATATGAAGAAGGTTGTTGGGAACAACCCTTCACCAAGAATGAAGGGTAAGGAGTTGGATTATTTTGATAGCCATTTGGCTACTACCTCTAACGCAAAGTAA